One region of Sus scrofa isolate TJ Tabasco breed Duroc chromosome 3, Sscrofa11.1, whole genome shotgun sequence genomic DNA includes:
- the LIMS1 gene encoding LIM and senescent cell antigen-like-containing domain protein 1 isoform X2, producing the protein MALPGPRPAIIPEDEEVPQAARNGVHRAPGGEDERAVSRPQRRHSDLKVYKEFCDFYAKFNMANALANASCERCRGGFAPAEKIVNSNGELYHEQCFVCAQCFQQFPEGLFYEFEGRKYCEHDFQMLFAPCCHQCGEFIIGRVIKAMNNSWHPECFRCDLCQEVLADIGFVKNAGRHLCRPCHNREKARGLGKYICQKCHAIIDEQPLIFKNDPYHPDHFNCANCGKELTADARELKGELYCLPCHDKMGVPICGACRRPIEGRVVNAMGKQWHVEHFVCAKCEKPFLGHRHYERKGLAYCETHYNQLFGDVCFHCNRVIEGDVVSALNKAWCVSCFACSTCNTKLTLKNKFVEFDMKPVCKKCYEKFPLELKKRLKKLAETLGRK; encoded by the exons ATGGCGCTCCCGGGCCCACGCCCCGCCATCATCCCCGAGGATGAAGAGGTCCCCCAGGCAGCCCGGAATGGGGTCCACCGGGCTCCTGGCGGCGAGGACGAGAGGGCTGTGTCCAGGCCACAGCGCAGGCACAGCGACCTCAAGGTCTACAAGGAGTTTTGCGACTTTTATGCGAAATT CAACATGGCCAACGCCCTGGCCAACGCCAGCTGCGAGCGCTGCCGGGGTGGCTTCGCGCCCGCGGAGAAGATCGTCAACAGCAATGGCGAGCTGTACCACGAGCAGTGCTTTGTGTGCGCCCAGTGCTTCCAGCAGTTCCCCGAGGGCCTCTTCTACGAG TTTGAAGGAAGGAAGTACTGTGAACATGATTTTCAGATGCTCTTTGCTCCCTGCTGTCATCAGTGTG GTGAGTTCATCATCGGCCGTGTCATCAAAGCCATGAACAACAGCTGGCATCCCGAGTGCTTCCGCTGCGACCTCTGCCAGGAGGTCCTGGCCGACATCGGGTTTGTCAAGAACGCTGGCAG GCATCTGTGTCGCCCCTGTCACAACCGTGAGAAAGCCCGAGGCCTTGGAAAATACATCTGCCAGAAGTGTCATGCCATCATTGATGAGCAGCCTCTGATATTCAAGAACGACCCCTACCACCCGGACCACTTCAACTGCGCCAACTGCGG GAAGGAACTGACGGCGGACGCCCGGGAGCTGAAGGGGGAGCTGTACTGCCTGCCGTGTCACGACAAAATGGGGGTGCCCATCTGTGGCGCCTGCCGCCGGCCCATTGAAGGGCGCGTGGTGAACGCCATGGGCAAGCAGTGGCACGTGGAG CATTTTGTGTGTGCCAAGTGTGAAAAGCCATTTCTCGGACATCGCCACTACGAGAGGAAGGGCCTGGCGTACTGTGAAACCCACTATAACCAG ctATTTGGTgatgtttgtttccactgcaaccGTGTTATAGAAGGTGATG TGGTCTCTGCCCTCAACAAGGCCTGGTGCGTGAGCTGCTTCGCCTGCTCCACCTGCAACACCAAGTTAACACTCAA GAACAAATTTGTGGAGTTTGACATGAAGCCAGTCTGCAAGAAGTGCTATGAGAAGTTTCCGTTGGAGCTGAAGAAAAGACTTAAGAAGCTAGCTGAGACCTTAGGAAGGAAATaa
- the LIMS1 gene encoding LIM and senescent cell antigen-like-containing domain protein 1 isoform X6, translating into MLGVAAGMTNSNMANALANASCERCRGGFAPAEKIVNSNGELYHEQCFVCAQCFQQFPEGLFYEFEGRKYCEHDFQMLFAPCCHQCGEFIIGRVIKAMNNSWHPECFRCDLCQEVLADIGFVKNAGRHLCRPCHNREKARGLGKYICQKCHAIIDEQPLIFKNDPYHPDHFNCANCGKELTADARELKGELYCLPCHDKMGVPICGACRRPIEGRVVNAMGKQWHVEHFVCAKCEKPFLGHRHYERKGLAYCETHYNQLFGDVCFHCNRVIEGDVVSALNKAWCVSCFACSTCNTKLTLKNKFVEFDMKPVCKKCYEKFPLELKKRLKKLAETLGRK; encoded by the exons CAACATGGCCAACGCCCTGGCCAACGCCAGCTGCGAGCGCTGCCGGGGTGGCTTCGCGCCCGCGGAGAAGATCGTCAACAGCAATGGCGAGCTGTACCACGAGCAGTGCTTTGTGTGCGCCCAGTGCTTCCAGCAGTTCCCCGAGGGCCTCTTCTACGAG TTTGAAGGAAGGAAGTACTGTGAACATGATTTTCAGATGCTCTTTGCTCCCTGCTGTCATCAGTGTG GTGAGTTCATCATCGGCCGTGTCATCAAAGCCATGAACAACAGCTGGCATCCCGAGTGCTTCCGCTGCGACCTCTGCCAGGAGGTCCTGGCCGACATCGGGTTTGTCAAGAACGCTGGCAG GCATCTGTGTCGCCCCTGTCACAACCGTGAGAAAGCCCGAGGCCTTGGAAAATACATCTGCCAGAAGTGTCATGCCATCATTGATGAGCAGCCTCTGATATTCAAGAACGACCCCTACCACCCGGACCACTTCAACTGCGCCAACTGCGG GAAGGAACTGACGGCGGACGCCCGGGAGCTGAAGGGGGAGCTGTACTGCCTGCCGTGTCACGACAAAATGGGGGTGCCCATCTGTGGCGCCTGCCGCCGGCCCATTGAAGGGCGCGTGGTGAACGCCATGGGCAAGCAGTGGCACGTGGAG CATTTTGTGTGTGCCAAGTGTGAAAAGCCATTTCTCGGACATCGCCACTACGAGAGGAAGGGCCTGGCGTACTGTGAAACCCACTATAACCAG ctATTTGGTgatgtttgtttccactgcaaccGTGTTATAGAAGGTGATG TGGTCTCTGCCCTCAACAAGGCCTGGTGCGTGAGCTGCTTCGCCTGCTCCACCTGCAACACCAAGTTAACACTCAA GAACAAATTTGTGGAGTTTGACATGAAGCCAGTCTGCAAGAAGTGCTATGAGAAGTTTCCGTTGGAGCTGAAGAAAAGACTTAAGAAGCTAGCTGAGACCTTAGGAAGGAAATaa
- the LIMS1 gene encoding LIM and senescent cell antigen-like-containing domain protein 1 isoform X8 translates to MANALANASCERCRGGFAPAEKIVNSNGELYHEQCFVCAQCFQQFPEGLFYEFEGRKYCEHDFQMLFAPCCHQCGEFIIGRVIKAMNNSWHPECFRCDLCQEVLADIGFVKNAGRHLCRPCHNREKARGLGKYICQKCHAIIDEQPLIFKNDPYHPDHFNCANCGKELTADARELKGELYCLPCHDKMGVPICGACRRPIEGRVVNAMGKQWHVEHFVCAKCEKPFLGHRHYERKGLAYCETHYNQLFGDVCFHCNRVIEGDVVSALNKAWCVSCFACSTCNTKLTLKNKFVEFDMKPVCKKCYEKFPLELKKRLKKLAETLGRK, encoded by the exons ATGGCCAACGCCCTGGCCAACGCCAGCTGCGAGCGCTGCCGGGGTGGCTTCGCGCCCGCGGAGAAGATCGTCAACAGCAATGGCGAGCTGTACCACGAGCAGTGCTTTGTGTGCGCCCAGTGCTTCCAGCAGTTCCCCGAGGGCCTCTTCTACGAG TTTGAAGGAAGGAAGTACTGTGAACATGATTTTCAGATGCTCTTTGCTCCCTGCTGTCATCAGTGTG GTGAGTTCATCATCGGCCGTGTCATCAAAGCCATGAACAACAGCTGGCATCCCGAGTGCTTCCGCTGCGACCTCTGCCAGGAGGTCCTGGCCGACATCGGGTTTGTCAAGAACGCTGGCAG GCATCTGTGTCGCCCCTGTCACAACCGTGAGAAAGCCCGAGGCCTTGGAAAATACATCTGCCAGAAGTGTCATGCCATCATTGATGAGCAGCCTCTGATATTCAAGAACGACCCCTACCACCCGGACCACTTCAACTGCGCCAACTGCGG GAAGGAACTGACGGCGGACGCCCGGGAGCTGAAGGGGGAGCTGTACTGCCTGCCGTGTCACGACAAAATGGGGGTGCCCATCTGTGGCGCCTGCCGCCGGCCCATTGAAGGGCGCGTGGTGAACGCCATGGGCAAGCAGTGGCACGTGGAG CATTTTGTGTGTGCCAAGTGTGAAAAGCCATTTCTCGGACATCGCCACTACGAGAGGAAGGGCCTGGCGTACTGTGAAACCCACTATAACCAG ctATTTGGTgatgtttgtttccactgcaaccGTGTTATAGAAGGTGATG TGGTCTCTGCCCTCAACAAGGCCTGGTGCGTGAGCTGCTTCGCCTGCTCCACCTGCAACACCAAGTTAACACTCAA GAACAAATTTGTGGAGTTTGACATGAAGCCAGTCTGCAAGAAGTGCTATGAGAAGTTTCCGTTGGAGCTGAAGAAAAGACTTAAGAAGCTAGCTGAGACCTTAGGAAGGAAATaa
- the LIMS1 gene encoding LIM and senescent cell antigen-like-containing domain protein 1 isoform X4 → MAALQLKELSQSGLYRRRRDRPDSLGLGGLGLREEALSNMANALANASCERCRGGFAPAEKIVNSNGELYHEQCFVCAQCFQQFPEGLFYEFEGRKYCEHDFQMLFAPCCHQCGEFIIGRVIKAMNNSWHPECFRCDLCQEVLADIGFVKNAGRHLCRPCHNREKARGLGKYICQKCHAIIDEQPLIFKNDPYHPDHFNCANCGKELTADARELKGELYCLPCHDKMGVPICGACRRPIEGRVVNAMGKQWHVEHFVCAKCEKPFLGHRHYERKGLAYCETHYNQLFGDVCFHCNRVIEGDVVSALNKAWCVSCFACSTCNTKLTLKNKFVEFDMKPVCKKCYEKFPLELKKRLKKLAETLGRK, encoded by the exons CCGGCCCGACAGCCTGGGGCTTGGCGGGCTGGGGCTGCGGGAGGAGGCGCTCAG CAACATGGCCAACGCCCTGGCCAACGCCAGCTGCGAGCGCTGCCGGGGTGGCTTCGCGCCCGCGGAGAAGATCGTCAACAGCAATGGCGAGCTGTACCACGAGCAGTGCTTTGTGTGCGCCCAGTGCTTCCAGCAGTTCCCCGAGGGCCTCTTCTACGAG TTTGAAGGAAGGAAGTACTGTGAACATGATTTTCAGATGCTCTTTGCTCCCTGCTGTCATCAGTGTG GTGAGTTCATCATCGGCCGTGTCATCAAAGCCATGAACAACAGCTGGCATCCCGAGTGCTTCCGCTGCGACCTCTGCCAGGAGGTCCTGGCCGACATCGGGTTTGTCAAGAACGCTGGCAG GCATCTGTGTCGCCCCTGTCACAACCGTGAGAAAGCCCGAGGCCTTGGAAAATACATCTGCCAGAAGTGTCATGCCATCATTGATGAGCAGCCTCTGATATTCAAGAACGACCCCTACCACCCGGACCACTTCAACTGCGCCAACTGCGG GAAGGAACTGACGGCGGACGCCCGGGAGCTGAAGGGGGAGCTGTACTGCCTGCCGTGTCACGACAAAATGGGGGTGCCCATCTGTGGCGCCTGCCGCCGGCCCATTGAAGGGCGCGTGGTGAACGCCATGGGCAAGCAGTGGCACGTGGAG CATTTTGTGTGTGCCAAGTGTGAAAAGCCATTTCTCGGACATCGCCACTACGAGAGGAAGGGCCTGGCGTACTGTGAAACCCACTATAACCAG ctATTTGGTgatgtttgtttccactgcaaccGTGTTATAGAAGGTGATG TGGTCTCTGCCCTCAACAAGGCCTGGTGCGTGAGCTGCTTCGCCTGCTCCACCTGCAACACCAAGTTAACACTCAA GAACAAATTTGTGGAGTTTGACATGAAGCCAGTCTGCAAGAAGTGCTATGAGAAGTTTCCGTTGGAGCTGAAGAAAAGACTTAAGAAGCTAGCTGAGACCTTAGGAAGGAAATaa
- the LIMS1 gene encoding LIM and senescent cell antigen-like-containing domain protein 1 (The RefSeq protein has 1 substitution compared to this genomic sequence): MANALANASCERCRGGFAPAEKIVNSNGELYHEQCFVCAQCFQQFPEGLFYEFEGRKYCEHDFQMLFAPCCHQCGEFIIGRVIKAMNNSWHPECFRCDLCQEVLADIGFVKNAGRHLCRPCRNREKARGLGKYICQKCHAIIDEQPLIFKNDPYHPDHFNCANCGKELTADARELKGELYCLPCHDKMGVPICGACRRPIEGRVVNAMGKQWHVEHFVCAKCEKPFLGHRHYERKGLAYCETHYNQLFGDVCFHCNRVIEGDVVSALNKAWCVSCFACSTCNTKLTLKNKFVEFDMKPVCKKCYEKFPLELKKRLKKLAETLGRK; encoded by the exons ATGGCCAACGCCCTGGCCAACGCCAGCTGCGAGCGCTGCCGGGGTGGCTTCGCGCCCGCGGAGAAGATCGTCAACAGCAATGGCGAGCTGTACCACGAGCAGTGCTTTGTGTGCGCCCAGTGCTTCCAGCAGTTCCCCGAGGGCCTCTTCTACGAG TTTGAAGGAAGGAAGTACTGTGAACATGATTTTCAGATGCTCTTTGCTCCCTGCTGTCATCAGTGTG GTGAGTTCATCATCGGCCGTGTCATCAAAGCCATGAACAACAGCTGGCATCCCGAGTGCTTCCGCTGCGACCTCTGCCAGGAGGTCCTGGCCGACATCGGGTTTGTCAAGAACGCTGGCAG GCATCTGTGTCGCCCCTGTCACAACCGTGAGAAAGCCCGAGGCCTTGGAAAATACATCTGCCAGAAGTGTCATGCCATCATTGATGAGCAGCCTCTGATATTCAAGAACGACCCCTACCACCCGGACCACTTCAACTGCGCCAACTGCGG GAAGGAACTGACGGCGGACGCCCGGGAGCTGAAGGGGGAGCTGTACTGCCTGCCGTGTCACGACAAAATGGGGGTGCCCATCTGTGGCGCCTGCCGCCGGCCCATTGAAGGGCGCGTGGTGAACGCCATGGGCAAGCAGTGGCACGTGGAG CATTTTGTGTGTGCCAAGTGTGAAAAGCCATTTCTCGGACATCGCCACTACGAGAGGAAGGGCCTGGCGTACTGTGAAACCCACTATAACCAG ctATTTGGTgatgtttgtttccactgcaaccGTGTTATAGAAGGTGATG TGGTCTCTGCCCTCAACAAGGCCTGGTGCGTGAGCTGCTTCGCCTGCTCCACCTGCAACACCAAGTTAACACTCAA GAACAAATTTGTGGAGTTTGACATGAAGCCAGTCTGCAAGAAGTGCTATGAGAAGTTTCCGTTGGAGCTGAAGAAAAGACTTAAGAAGCTAGCTGAGACCTTAGGAAGGAAATaa
- the LIMS1 gene encoding LIM and senescent cell antigen-like-containing domain protein 1 isoform X1 gives MALPGPRPAIIPEDEEVPQAARNGVHRAPGGEDERAVSRPQRRHSDLKVYKEFCDFYAKFNMANALANASCERCRGGFAPAEKIVNSNGELYHEQCFVCAQCFQQFPEGLFYEFEGRKYCEHDFQMLFAPCCHQCGEFIIGRVIKAMNNSWHPECFRCDLCQEVLADIGFVKNAGRHLCRPCHNREKARGLGKYICQKCHAIIDEQPLIFKNDPYHPDHFNCANCGKELTADARELKGELYCLPCHDKMGVPICGACRRPIEGRVVNAMGKQWHVEHFVCAKCEKPFLGHRHYERKGLAYCETHYNQLFGDVCFHCNRVIEGDVVSALNKAWCVSCFACSTCNTKLTLKDKFVEIDLKPVCKHCYEKMPEEFKRRLAKREREAKDKDKQKKKKPVCL, from the exons ATGGCGCTCCCGGGCCCACGCCCCGCCATCATCCCCGAGGATGAAGAGGTCCCCCAGGCAGCCCGGAATGGGGTCCACCGGGCTCCTGGCGGCGAGGACGAGAGGGCTGTGTCCAGGCCACAGCGCAGGCACAGCGACCTCAAGGTCTACAAGGAGTTTTGCGACTTTTATGCGAAATT CAACATGGCCAACGCCCTGGCCAACGCCAGCTGCGAGCGCTGCCGGGGTGGCTTCGCGCCCGCGGAGAAGATCGTCAACAGCAATGGCGAGCTGTACCACGAGCAGTGCTTTGTGTGCGCCCAGTGCTTCCAGCAGTTCCCCGAGGGCCTCTTCTACGAG TTTGAAGGAAGGAAGTACTGTGAACATGATTTTCAGATGCTCTTTGCTCCCTGCTGTCATCAGTGTG GTGAGTTCATCATCGGCCGTGTCATCAAAGCCATGAACAACAGCTGGCATCCCGAGTGCTTCCGCTGCGACCTCTGCCAGGAGGTCCTGGCCGACATCGGGTTTGTCAAGAACGCTGGCAG GCATCTGTGTCGCCCCTGTCACAACCGTGAGAAAGCCCGAGGCCTTGGAAAATACATCTGCCAGAAGTGTCATGCCATCATTGATGAGCAGCCTCTGATATTCAAGAACGACCCCTACCACCCGGACCACTTCAACTGCGCCAACTGCGG GAAGGAACTGACGGCGGACGCCCGGGAGCTGAAGGGGGAGCTGTACTGCCTGCCGTGTCACGACAAAATGGGGGTGCCCATCTGTGGCGCCTGCCGCCGGCCCATTGAAGGGCGCGTGGTGAACGCCATGGGCAAGCAGTGGCACGTGGAG CATTTTGTGTGTGCCAAGTGTGAAAAGCCATTTCTCGGACATCGCCACTACGAGAGGAAGGGCCTGGCGTACTGTGAAACCCACTATAACCAG ctATTTGGTgatgtttgtttccactgcaaccGTGTTATAGAAGGTGATG TGGTCTCTGCCCTCAACAAGGCCTGGTGCGTGAGCTGCTTCGCCTGCTCCACCTGCAACACCAAGTTAACACTCAA GGATAAGTTTGTTGAAATTGATCTAAAACCGGTCTGCAAACACTGTTATGAGAAAATGCCAGAAGAATTTAAGAGGCGACTTGCCAAACGGGAGAGAGAAGCAAAGGATAAGgacaagcagaaaaagaaaaagccagtcTGTTTGTAA
- the LIMS1 gene encoding LIM and senescent cell antigen-like-containing domain protein 1 isoform X5, which yields MLGVAAGMTNSNMANALANASCERCRGGFAPAEKIVNSNGELYHEQCFVCAQCFQQFPEGLFYEFEGRKYCEHDFQMLFAPCCHQCGEFIIGRVIKAMNNSWHPECFRCDLCQEVLADIGFVKNAGRHLCRPCHNREKARGLGKYICQKCHAIIDEQPLIFKNDPYHPDHFNCANCGKELTADARELKGELYCLPCHDKMGVPICGACRRPIEGRVVNAMGKQWHVEHFVCAKCEKPFLGHRHYERKGLAYCETHYNQLFGDVCFHCNRVIEGDVVSALNKAWCVSCFACSTCNTKLTLKDKFVEIDLKPVCKHCYEKMPEEFKRRLAKREREAKDKDKQKKKKPVCL from the exons CAACATGGCCAACGCCCTGGCCAACGCCAGCTGCGAGCGCTGCCGGGGTGGCTTCGCGCCCGCGGAGAAGATCGTCAACAGCAATGGCGAGCTGTACCACGAGCAGTGCTTTGTGTGCGCCCAGTGCTTCCAGCAGTTCCCCGAGGGCCTCTTCTACGAG TTTGAAGGAAGGAAGTACTGTGAACATGATTTTCAGATGCTCTTTGCTCCCTGCTGTCATCAGTGTG GTGAGTTCATCATCGGCCGTGTCATCAAAGCCATGAACAACAGCTGGCATCCCGAGTGCTTCCGCTGCGACCTCTGCCAGGAGGTCCTGGCCGACATCGGGTTTGTCAAGAACGCTGGCAG GCATCTGTGTCGCCCCTGTCACAACCGTGAGAAAGCCCGAGGCCTTGGAAAATACATCTGCCAGAAGTGTCATGCCATCATTGATGAGCAGCCTCTGATATTCAAGAACGACCCCTACCACCCGGACCACTTCAACTGCGCCAACTGCGG GAAGGAACTGACGGCGGACGCCCGGGAGCTGAAGGGGGAGCTGTACTGCCTGCCGTGTCACGACAAAATGGGGGTGCCCATCTGTGGCGCCTGCCGCCGGCCCATTGAAGGGCGCGTGGTGAACGCCATGGGCAAGCAGTGGCACGTGGAG CATTTTGTGTGTGCCAAGTGTGAAAAGCCATTTCTCGGACATCGCCACTACGAGAGGAAGGGCCTGGCGTACTGTGAAACCCACTATAACCAG ctATTTGGTgatgtttgtttccactgcaaccGTGTTATAGAAGGTGATG TGGTCTCTGCCCTCAACAAGGCCTGGTGCGTGAGCTGCTTCGCCTGCTCCACCTGCAACACCAAGTTAACACTCAA GGATAAGTTTGTTGAAATTGATCTAAAACCGGTCTGCAAACACTGTTATGAGAAAATGCCAGAAGAATTTAAGAGGCGACTTGCCAAACGGGAGAGAGAAGCAAAGGATAAGgacaagcagaaaaagaaaaagccagtcTGTTTGTAA
- the LIMS1 gene encoding LIM and senescent cell antigen-like-containing domain protein 1 isoform X7: MANALANASCERCRGGFAPAEKIVNSNGELYHEQCFVCAQCFQQFPEGLFYEFEGRKYCEHDFQMLFAPCCHQCGEFIIGRVIKAMNNSWHPECFRCDLCQEVLADIGFVKNAGRHLCRPCHNREKARGLGKYICQKCHAIIDEQPLIFKNDPYHPDHFNCANCGKELTADARELKGELYCLPCHDKMGVPICGACRRPIEGRVVNAMGKQWHVEHFVCAKCEKPFLGHRHYERKGLAYCETHYNQLFGDVCFHCNRVIEGDVVSALNKAWCVSCFACSTCNTKLTLKDKFVEIDLKPVCKHCYEKMPEEFKRRLAKREREAKDKDKQKKKKPVCL, from the exons ATGGCCAACGCCCTGGCCAACGCCAGCTGCGAGCGCTGCCGGGGTGGCTTCGCGCCCGCGGAGAAGATCGTCAACAGCAATGGCGAGCTGTACCACGAGCAGTGCTTTGTGTGCGCCCAGTGCTTCCAGCAGTTCCCCGAGGGCCTCTTCTACGAG TTTGAAGGAAGGAAGTACTGTGAACATGATTTTCAGATGCTCTTTGCTCCCTGCTGTCATCAGTGTG GTGAGTTCATCATCGGCCGTGTCATCAAAGCCATGAACAACAGCTGGCATCCCGAGTGCTTCCGCTGCGACCTCTGCCAGGAGGTCCTGGCCGACATCGGGTTTGTCAAGAACGCTGGCAG GCATCTGTGTCGCCCCTGTCACAACCGTGAGAAAGCCCGAGGCCTTGGAAAATACATCTGCCAGAAGTGTCATGCCATCATTGATGAGCAGCCTCTGATATTCAAGAACGACCCCTACCACCCGGACCACTTCAACTGCGCCAACTGCGG GAAGGAACTGACGGCGGACGCCCGGGAGCTGAAGGGGGAGCTGTACTGCCTGCCGTGTCACGACAAAATGGGGGTGCCCATCTGTGGCGCCTGCCGCCGGCCCATTGAAGGGCGCGTGGTGAACGCCATGGGCAAGCAGTGGCACGTGGAG CATTTTGTGTGTGCCAAGTGTGAAAAGCCATTTCTCGGACATCGCCACTACGAGAGGAAGGGCCTGGCGTACTGTGAAACCCACTATAACCAG ctATTTGGTgatgtttgtttccactgcaaccGTGTTATAGAAGGTGATG TGGTCTCTGCCCTCAACAAGGCCTGGTGCGTGAGCTGCTTCGCCTGCTCCACCTGCAACACCAAGTTAACACTCAA GGATAAGTTTGTTGAAATTGATCTAAAACCGGTCTGCAAACACTGTTATGAGAAAATGCCAGAAGAATTTAAGAGGCGACTTGCCAAACGGGAGAGAGAAGCAAAGGATAAGgacaagcagaaaaagaaaaagccagtcTGTTTGTAA
- the LIMS1 gene encoding LIM and senescent cell antigen-like-containing domain protein 1 isoform X3 has product MAALQLKELSQSGLYRRRRDRPDSLGLGGLGLREEALSNMANALANASCERCRGGFAPAEKIVNSNGELYHEQCFVCAQCFQQFPEGLFYEFEGRKYCEHDFQMLFAPCCHQCGEFIIGRVIKAMNNSWHPECFRCDLCQEVLADIGFVKNAGRHLCRPCHNREKARGLGKYICQKCHAIIDEQPLIFKNDPYHPDHFNCANCGKELTADARELKGELYCLPCHDKMGVPICGACRRPIEGRVVNAMGKQWHVEHFVCAKCEKPFLGHRHYERKGLAYCETHYNQLFGDVCFHCNRVIEGDVVSALNKAWCVSCFACSTCNTKLTLKDKFVEIDLKPVCKHCYEKMPEEFKRRLAKREREAKDKDKQKKKKPVCL; this is encoded by the exons CCGGCCCGACAGCCTGGGGCTTGGCGGGCTGGGGCTGCGGGAGGAGGCGCTCAG CAACATGGCCAACGCCCTGGCCAACGCCAGCTGCGAGCGCTGCCGGGGTGGCTTCGCGCCCGCGGAGAAGATCGTCAACAGCAATGGCGAGCTGTACCACGAGCAGTGCTTTGTGTGCGCCCAGTGCTTCCAGCAGTTCCCCGAGGGCCTCTTCTACGAG TTTGAAGGAAGGAAGTACTGTGAACATGATTTTCAGATGCTCTTTGCTCCCTGCTGTCATCAGTGTG GTGAGTTCATCATCGGCCGTGTCATCAAAGCCATGAACAACAGCTGGCATCCCGAGTGCTTCCGCTGCGACCTCTGCCAGGAGGTCCTGGCCGACATCGGGTTTGTCAAGAACGCTGGCAG GCATCTGTGTCGCCCCTGTCACAACCGTGAGAAAGCCCGAGGCCTTGGAAAATACATCTGCCAGAAGTGTCATGCCATCATTGATGAGCAGCCTCTGATATTCAAGAACGACCCCTACCACCCGGACCACTTCAACTGCGCCAACTGCGG GAAGGAACTGACGGCGGACGCCCGGGAGCTGAAGGGGGAGCTGTACTGCCTGCCGTGTCACGACAAAATGGGGGTGCCCATCTGTGGCGCCTGCCGCCGGCCCATTGAAGGGCGCGTGGTGAACGCCATGGGCAAGCAGTGGCACGTGGAG CATTTTGTGTGTGCCAAGTGTGAAAAGCCATTTCTCGGACATCGCCACTACGAGAGGAAGGGCCTGGCGTACTGTGAAACCCACTATAACCAG ctATTTGGTgatgtttgtttccactgcaaccGTGTTATAGAAGGTGATG TGGTCTCTGCCCTCAACAAGGCCTGGTGCGTGAGCTGCTTCGCCTGCTCCACCTGCAACACCAAGTTAACACTCAA GGATAAGTTTGTTGAAATTGATCTAAAACCGGTCTGCAAACACTGTTATGAGAAAATGCCAGAAGAATTTAAGAGGCGACTTGCCAAACGGGAGAGAGAAGCAAAGGATAAGgacaagcagaaaaagaaaaagccagtcTGTTTGTAA
- the LIMS1 gene encoding LIM and senescent cell antigen-like-containing domain protein 1 isoform X9, which translates to MALPGPRPAIIPEDEEVPQAARNGVHRAPGGEDERAVSRPQRRHSDLKVYKEFCDFYAKFNMANALANASCERCRGGFAPAEKIVNSNGELYHEQCFVCAQCFQQFPEGLFYEIQTFSCFTSCF; encoded by the exons ATGGCGCTCCCGGGCCCACGCCCCGCCATCATCCCCGAGGATGAAGAGGTCCCCCAGGCAGCCCGGAATGGGGTCCACCGGGCTCCTGGCGGCGAGGACGAGAGGGCTGTGTCCAGGCCACAGCGCAGGCACAGCGACCTCAAGGTCTACAAGGAGTTTTGCGACTTTTATGCGAAATT CAACATGGCCAACGCCCTGGCCAACGCCAGCTGCGAGCGCTGCCGGGGTGGCTTCGCGCCCGCGGAGAAGATCGTCAACAGCAATGGCGAGCTGTACCACGAGCAGTGCTTTGTGTGCGCCCAGTGCTTCCAGCAGTTCCCCGAGGGCCTCTTCTACGAG ATTCAGACCTTTTCCTGTTTCACAAGCTGTTTCTGA